A DNA window from Pseudorasbora parva isolate DD20220531a chromosome 19, ASM2467924v1, whole genome shotgun sequence contains the following coding sequences:
- the zftraf1 gene encoding zinc finger TRAF-type-containing protein 1 gives MSSMEERMELGVAAAPGSSSSGLGVGPVGGALDAGPVGSAGLAGIQEESGVRRDASGSEADPDAPPKKRVRQQEGEAGKLEERLYSVLCCTVCLDLPKASVYQCTNGHLMCAGCFIHLLADARLKEEQATCPNCRCEISKSLCCRNLAVEKAVSELPSECSYCLKQFPRSSLDRHQTEECQDRVTQCKYKRIGCPWHGPFHELSAHEEECSHPSKTGMELMGILDEMDQSHRRELQLYNSIFSLLCFEKIGFTEVQFRPYRTDDFITRLYYETPRFTVLNQTWVLKARVNDSERNPNLSCKRTLSFQLILKSKVNSALECSFLLLKGPYDDVKIKPVIQHHVFSNDANETEYALLPINDSVECNKLLAAKNINLRLFIFQIQK, from the exons ATGTCTTCGATGGAAGAGCGGATGGAATTAGGCGTCGCGGCCGCCCCGGGCTCCTCATCATCGGGACTGGGTGTCGGTCCGGTGGGGGGCGCCCTGGATGCTGGTCCTGTGGGGAGCGCCGGACTGGCAGGTATCCAGGAGGAGTCCGGGGTGCGGAGAGACGCTTCGGGCTCCGAGGCCGACCCGGACGCGCCGCCCAAAAAACGCGTGAGGCAGCAGGAAGGAGAAGCGGGGAAGCTCGAGGAGCGCCTGTATTCGGTGCTGTGCTGCACGGTGTGTCTGGACCTGCCTAAAGCCTCGGTGTACCAG TGTACAAACGGGCACCTGATGTGCGCTGGCTGCTTCATCCACCTGCTTGCTGACGCGCGCCTAAAAGAGGAGCAGGCCACGTGTCCTAACTGCCGCTGTGAGATAAGTAAGAGTCTGTGTTGCAGGAACCTGGCGGTGGAGAAAGCCGTGAGTGAACTGCCCTCTGAGTGCAGCTACTGCCTCAAACAGTTCCCTCGCTCCAGCCTCGACCGCCATCAAACAGAGGAGTGCCAGGACAG AGTGACGCAGTGCAAGTACAAGCGGATTGGCTGTCCGTGGCACGGGCCGTTCCATGAGCTCAGCGCTCATGAGGAAGAGTGTTCCCACCCGTCTAAGACCGGCATGGAGCTGATGGGCATCCTGGACGAGATGGACCAGAGCCATCGCCGAGAGCTGCAGCTCTACAACAGCATCTTCAGCCTGCTGTGCTTCGAGAAGATCGGTTTTACAG AGGTGCAGTTCCGGCCATATCGCACCGACGACTTCATCACACGACTGTACTACGAGACGCCACGCTTCACCGTGCTCAACCAGACCTGGGTGCTGAAGGCACGGGTCAACGACTCGGAGCGCAACCCCAACCTGTCCTGCAAGCGCACGCTCTCCTTCCAGCTCATCCTGAAGAGCAAAGTGAACTCTGCACTGGAGTGCTCCTTCCTGCTCCTGAAGGGTCCGTACGACGACGTGAAAATCAAACCCGTCATCCAGCACCACGTCTTCTCCAACGACGCCAACGAAACCGAGTACGCCCTGCTGCCCATCAACGACAGCGTGGAGTGCAACAAGCTGCTGGCTGCCAAAAACATCAACCTCCGCCTCTTCATCTTTCAGATCCAGAAATAG
- the arpp21 gene encoding cAMP-regulated phosphoprotein 21 produces MTFESANFKMSETGESENLPECTMEETSSPCCTTDTEDCHKPSQPKSEEQLKKKLKAKGKLVRSTAVCDESLSTEENSKENERKTAVSSNHEDNPECDDEEEEKSVTSKKRSLSKEPSLEYTDSTGIDLEEFLITTLKSSPRDRLMLLKLEQDMTDFMTDNSSYKKFPQMSSYHRMLVHRVAAYFGLEHNVDHSGKAVIINKTCNSRIPEHRFAEHVQEEKTEERRLILKRDTSQEKEDSQLRVPSLKEQMRSKSIEEREEEYQRVRERIFSQDSTCLSQNVYIETRGLDDGSILSETQRRRQLFRGNGDGSGRLSGSRQSSFELDTHWNDPRPWSSTDSDSPTWTSKSAHTRSDSSSKLCKPVSESSLSYAPPNNSTAYIIVPAESSIPPGSILLNPHTGQPFLNPDGSPAVYNPPVSQKPSNQLNPVPSQAPPPPPQQQPIASHGVPQVQYSSVTYLPPQQLNVSTSQQHPIEQTREDISSQFGHMTLSHQSSGDLPDMSSFYMQGAPPHHSYAPSHHSDSYMSPGMTLAPPTAPPPQTQQSSQVSVYSYPVQCPNASQQYAAGGYSTQTGYPSVISNQGCPGMMGNQILPQTQQGIMGPYPSSYQVPQQQQQQHQSYPSAMLVSGQGGQTQCLVPPAGLQVYCNSMAPSSPPPLNMMGVSFQSSSCKNGCNVNQNQCWY; encoded by the exons ATGACCTTTGAATCTGCAAACTTCAAGATGTCAGAAACAGGAGAATCTGAAAAtctcccagaatgcactatgGAAGAGACTTCCTCTCCATGTTGTACCACAGACACTGAGGATTGTCATAAACCAAGCCAG CCAAAATCAGAGGAACAACTTAAAAAGAAACTGAAG GCCAAAGGGAAATTAGTACGGAGCACAGCTGTGTGTGACGAGTCTTTATCCACTGAGGAGAACAGCAAG GAAAACGAGAGAAAGACAGCTGTATCTAGTAACCATGAGGACAATCCTGAGTGTGATGATGAGGAAGAGGAGAAGAGCGTCACGTCTAAAAAAAGAAGTTTATCCAAAG AGCCCAGTCTGGAGTATACCGACTCCACCGGCATTGATCTGGAGGAGTTTTTAATCACTACTTTGAAGAGCAGTCCCAG GGACCGACTGATGCTCTTAAAGCTCGAGCAAGACATGACTGACTTTATGACAGACAACAG ttCCTATAAAAAGTTCCCTCAGATGTCCTCGTATCACAGGATGCTGGTCCACAGGGTCGCAGCTTATTTTGGTCTGGAGCACAATGTGGATCACAGTGGAAAAGCGGTTATCATCAACAAAACCTGCAATTCCAGGAT ACCAGAACATCGGTTTGCTGAACATGTTCAGGAGGAAAAGACCGAGGAAAGAAGATTAATCCTGAAAAGAGACACCAGTCAGGAGAAAGAAGACAGTCAG CTGAGGGTACCATCTCTAAAAGAACAGATGAGAAGCAAGTCGATagaagagagagaggaggagtaCCAGAGAGTCCGAGAACGCATATTCTCACAGGAC TCCACTTGTCTTTCGCAGAATGTTTATATCGAGACCAG AGGTCTGGATGACGGCAGTATTCTCAGTGAGACCCAGAGAAGACGTCAGCTCTTTAG GGGTAATGGGGATGGTTCGGGTCGTCTGTCCGGCAGCAGACAGAGCAGCTTTGAGCTGGACACTCACTGGAATGACCCTCGACCTTGGAGCAGCACAGATTCGGACAGCCCAACATGGACATCTAAATCTGCACACACTCGCTCAGACAGCAGCTCCAAACTCTGCAAACCAG TGTCTGAGTCATCGCTATCATACGCTCCACCCAACAACAGCACTGCTTACATTATCGTGCCTGCTGAGTCATCCATACCTCCTGGGAGCATCTTATTAAATCCTCatacag GGCAACCATTTCTGAATCCTGATGGAAGTCCAGCTGTTTATAACCCACCAGTAAGTCAGAAACCAAGTAACCAGCTTAACCCAGTACCGTCGCAAGCCCCGCCCCCTCCACCTCAGCAGCAGCCAATAGCAAGCCATGGTGTCCCACAG GTTCAGTACTCCTCTGTGACATACCTTCCACCTCAGCAGTTAAACGTCTCTACCTCTCAGCAACATCCAATAGAACAGACT aGGGAAGACATTAGCTCTCAGTTTGGTCACATGACCTTGAGTCACCAGTCATCAGGAGATCTTCCAGATATGTCATCATTCTACATGCAAGGAGCTCCGCCTCACCACAGTTACGCTCCATCTCACCATTCAGACAGTTACATGAGTCCTGGAATGACACTGGCTCCTCCCACAGCCCCGCCCCCTCAGACTCAGCAGAGCAGCCAG GTTTCGGTGTACAGTTACCCTGTTCAGTGTCCCAATGCATCTCAACAATACGCAGCAGGCGGTTACAGCACACAAACAG GATACCCGTCTGTGATATCTAACCAAGGCTGCCCTGGCATGATGGGAAATCAGATtctaccacaaacacagcaagGCATTATGGGACCTTACCCATCCTCCTATCAG GTaccgcagcagcagcagcagcagcatcagTCGTATCCATCTGCAATGCTGGTGTCAGGCCAAGGTGGGCAGACACAGTGTTTGGTGCCCCCTGCTGGACTTCAAGTATACTGCAACTCTATGGCCCCTTCCTCCCCTCCACCACTCAATATGATGGGGGTCTCCTTCCAGTCAAGTAGCTGCAAAAATGGCTGTAACGTTAATCAGAACCAATGCTGGTACTAA